A genomic window from Tolypothrix sp. PCC 7910 includes:
- a CDS encoding CHASE2 domain-containing protein encodes MSKQVGKHLVRLISGLKKPLSQGKRELITAFSVAVCILLIRSLGLLQSLELGALDQLFYLRPHDPPEERITIVAIDEASLRQVGSWPMPDEVIADLLQKLKASNPRAIGLDIYRDLPVEPGYRNLVETYKSMPNLIGIEQLANNKNASVLPSPVLNQLDQVGFNNVLYDPDGKIRRSLLYWHIDNQAHESFALKLALLYLKSEGITPKTAASNSEYLQLGKAVFTRFQANDGAYVRADAKGYQILSNFPKPLCADASKSSCSYRQVSMRDVIAGRVDKSWIRDRIVLIGSNAPSLQDFVFVPHSRKPIAGIELQAYFIHELIATALQERPLLQVWSNLWEYLWIFAWSYLGAVTAWRIRHPIKISISILLFCLLLALYAYFAFLYGWWVPFIPSLLTFTSAAIGITCYFAYMQEELKRSKEFLYQVINTIPDPIFVKNEQHQWIVLNEAYCELIGYPNHLLIEKSDYDFFPKHEADVFRRRDEMVFQTKQPQESEEQFTDAYGSTHLIATKRSLHKDAAGNFFLVGVIRDITERKLMEEKLKRKAAQLYRSNNELKRKEDHLRYLAYHDPLTGLSNRKFFNEKLHESLAWAQSNNLLLGLLFIDLDGFKKVNDTLGHEIGDRLLVTVSQRLSNCLRGSDTVSRLGGDEFTVILRAIPQVQVASKVAEKILSTIKEPIVLDGYTTNVSASIGISIYPINSYDSETLIKQADNAMYRAKHLGKNRYEFA; translated from the coding sequence ATGAGTAAGCAGGTAGGCAAGCATCTTGTGCGGTTGATATCTGGACTAAAAAAACCGCTTAGTCAAGGAAAGAGGGAATTAATTACCGCCTTCAGCGTTGCAGTCTGCATCTTGCTTATACGCTCTTTGGGATTACTGCAATCCTTAGAGTTAGGGGCTTTGGATCAATTATTCTACTTACGTCCACATGATCCCCCAGAAGAGCGTATTACTATTGTAGCGATTGATGAAGCTTCCTTACGCCAAGTTGGTTCCTGGCCAATGCCAGATGAGGTAATTGCCGATTTGTTACAAAAATTAAAAGCTTCTAATCCCCGTGCTATTGGCTTGGATATCTACCGGGATTTACCAGTGGAGCCAGGATATAGAAATTTGGTAGAAACTTATAAATCGATGCCAAATTTAATTGGTATTGAACAATTAGCTAATAACAAAAATGCCAGTGTTTTACCGTCACCAGTACTAAATCAACTTGACCAAGTGGGTTTTAATAATGTGTTATATGACCCCGATGGTAAAATACGCCGTAGCTTGTTGTATTGGCACATTGATAATCAGGCACACGAAAGTTTTGCTTTAAAGCTGGCTTTACTTTATTTAAAATCAGAGGGAATAACTCCTAAAACCGCAGCTAGTAACTCTGAGTATTTACAGTTAGGTAAAGCAGTTTTTACTAGGTTTCAGGCTAATGATGGAGCCTATGTGCGAGCTGATGCTAAAGGCTACCAAATATTGTCTAACTTTCCCAAACCTCTATGTGCGGATGCATCGAAATCATCTTGTAGTTACCGCCAAGTATCAATGCGAGATGTGATAGCGGGGAGAGTAGACAAAAGCTGGATTCGCGATCGCATTGTTTTGATTGGTTCTAATGCACCCAGCCTGCAAGATTTTGTGTTTGTACCCCATTCGCGCAAGCCGATCGCCGGAATTGAACTGCAAGCCTATTTTATCCATGAGTTAATTGCTACTGCTCTACAAGAACGACCATTATTGCAAGTTTGGTCAAATCTATGGGAATACTTGTGGATTTTTGCTTGGTCTTATTTAGGTGCAGTTACAGCATGGCGAATCCGACACCCCATCAAAATATCTATTAGTATTTTACTTTTTTGCTTGTTGTTAGCTCTGTATGCCTACTTTGCTTTTTTATATGGTTGGTGGGTACCTTTTATTCCTTCATTACTAACATTTACCAGCGCCGCTATTGGCATTACCTGTTATTTTGCTTATATGCAGGAAGAGTTAAAGCGTTCTAAAGAATTTTTATATCAAGTGATTAATACAATTCCTGACCCTATTTTTGTTAAAAATGAACAACATCAGTGGATTGTATTAAATGAAGCCTATTGCGAACTTATTGGGTATCCTAATCACTTATTAATTGAAAAGTCCGACTATGACTTTTTCCCCAAGCATGAAGCTGATGTATTTCGTCGCAGAGATGAGATGGTTTTTCAGACAAAGCAGCCTCAAGAAAGTGAAGAACAATTTACTGATGCTTATGGCTCAACCCATTTAATTGCTACAAAGCGATCGCTGCATAAAGATGCGGCTGGTAATTTCTTTTTAGTTGGAGTAATTCGCGATATTACAGAGCGCAAGCTCATGGAAGAAAAACTTAAGCGCAAAGCAGCGCAATTATATCGTTCTAATAATGAACTGAAACGTAAAGAAGACCATTTACGTTATTTGGCATATCACGATCCGCTAACTGGTCTCTCTAATCGTAAATTCTTCAACGAAAAACTCCATGAATCCTTAGCTTGGGCGCAAAGTAATAATTTATTATTAGGGCTACTGTTTATTGACCTAGATGGGTTTAAAAAAGTTAATGATACTCTTGGACATGAGATAGGCGATCGCTTATTGGTAACGGTTTCTCAACGGCTGAGTAATTGTTTGCGCGGTAGCGATACAGTCTCTCGCTTGGGTGGTGATGAATTTACAGTGATTTTACGAGCAATTCCCCAAGTGCAAGTCGCATCTAAAGTAGCTGAAAAAATTCTCAGTACAATTAAGGAGCCAATCGTTTTAGATGGATATACTACCAACGTTTCTGCCAGTATTGGTATAAGTATTTACCCTATTAATAGCTATGATAGCGAAACTTTAATTAAACAAGCAGATAACGCTATGTATCGAGCTAAGCACCTGGGTAAAAACCGTTATGAATTTGCTTGA
- the dnaK gene encoding molecular chaperone DnaK, translated as MAKVVGIDLGTTNSCVAVMEGGKPTVIANAEGFRTTPSVVAFAKNGDTLVGQIAKRQAVMNPENTFYSVKRFIGRRFDEVTNEATEVSYKVLSSSGNVKLDSPGAGKQFAPEEISAKVLRKLVEDASKYLGETVTQAVITVPAYFNDSQRQATKDAGKIAGIEVLRIINEPTAASLAYGFDKKSNETILVFDLGGGTFDVSVLEVGDGVFEVLATSGDTHLGGDDFDKKIVDFLAEQFKKDEGIELRKDRQALQRLTEAAEKAKIELSSVTQAEINLPFITATQDGPKHLDTTLTRAKFEELCSDLIDRCRIPVETALRDAKLNKDNIDEVVLVGGSTRIPAVQDLVKRLLGKDPNQTVNPDEVVAVGAAIQAGVLAGDVTGILLLDVTPLSLGVETLGGVMTKIIPRNTTIPTKKSEVFSTAVDGQSNVEIHVLQGEREFANDNKSLGTFRLDGIPSAPRGVPQIEVIFDIDANGILNVTAKDKGTGKEQSISITGASTLDKSDVDRMVREAEQNASSDKERREKIERKNQADSLAYQAEKQLQELGDKVPEADKTKVEGLVKELREAVAKEDDEQIKKLTPELQQALFAVGSNIYQQAGGAAPGGPGPSDGGPTPPSGSGDDVIDADFTESK; from the coding sequence ATGGCAAAAGTAGTTGGAATTGACTTAGGTACAACGAACTCCTGCGTCGCAGTCATGGAAGGTGGTAAACCCACGGTTATTGCTAATGCAGAGGGTTTTCGGACAACACCATCGGTTGTAGCATTTGCGAAAAATGGCGATACTTTGGTAGGGCAAATTGCCAAACGCCAAGCGGTGATGAACCCAGAAAATACTTTTTATTCAGTGAAGCGCTTTATCGGTCGCCGCTTTGATGAAGTTACAAATGAAGCTACAGAAGTTTCCTATAAGGTATTGAGCAGTAGCGGTAACGTCAAGCTCGATTCTCCTGGTGCTGGTAAGCAATTTGCTCCTGAAGAAATTTCTGCGAAAGTTCTACGTAAACTAGTTGAAGACGCTAGCAAATATCTTGGTGAAACAGTTACTCAAGCAGTAATTACCGTACCTGCTTACTTTAACGACTCCCAACGTCAAGCAACCAAAGACGCTGGTAAAATCGCTGGTATTGAAGTACTGCGGATTATCAACGAGCCAACCGCTGCATCTCTAGCATACGGATTTGATAAGAAGAGCAACGAAACTATCCTGGTATTTGACCTTGGTGGTGGTACCTTCGACGTATCTGTACTAGAAGTTGGTGATGGCGTATTTGAAGTACTAGCTACATCTGGTGACACCCACTTAGGTGGTGACGACTTCGATAAGAAAATTGTTGATTTCTTAGCTGAACAGTTCAAGAAAGACGAAGGCATTGAGCTACGCAAAGATAGACAAGCCTTACAACGTTTAACCGAAGCCGCAGAAAAAGCCAAGATTGAGCTTTCTAGCGTTACTCAAGCGGAAATTAACCTACCCTTTATCACTGCTACCCAGGATGGGCCAAAGCACCTGGATACAACTCTCACCCGCGCTAAGTTTGAAGAACTCTGTTCTGACTTAATCGACCGTTGTCGCATCCCTGTAGAAACTGCTCTCAGAGATGCCAAGCTAAACAAAGACAACATTGATGAAGTTGTTTTAGTAGGTGGTTCTACCCGGATTCCTGCTGTACAAGATTTGGTGAAGCGGTTGTTAGGTAAAGATCCTAATCAAACTGTGAACCCTGATGAAGTTGTAGCTGTAGGTGCAGCAATCCAAGCAGGGGTATTAGCAGGTGATGTTACTGGTATATTGTTGTTAGACGTAACACCACTATCTTTAGGTGTAGAAACCTTGGGTGGTGTGATGACCAAGATTATTCCTCGCAACACTACAATTCCCACCAAGAAATCGGAAGTATTCTCCACAGCAGTGGATGGTCAAAGCAATGTAGAAATCCACGTTCTCCAAGGTGAACGGGAATTTGCTAACGACAACAAGAGTTTGGGAACCTTCCGCCTCGATGGTATTCCCTCCGCACCACGTGGTGTACCTCAAATTGAAGTGATCTTTGACATCGACGCTAACGGTATCCTCAACGTAACTGCTAAGGATAAAGGTACTGGTAAGGAACAATCCATCAGCATTACAGGTGCTTCCACTTTGGATAAATCTGATGTTGACCGGATGGTGAGAGAAGCTGAACAAAACGCTTCTTCTGACAAGGAACGTCGTGAGAAAATTGAACGTAAGAACCAAGCTGATTCCTTGGCATACCAAGCTGAAAAGCAGTTGCAAGAATTAGGTGATAAAGTTCCTGAAGCTGACAAAACCAAAGTTGAAGGTTTAGTCAAAGAACTGCGCGAAGCAGTAGCTAAGGAAGACGATGAGCAAATTAAGAAGCTGACACCAGAATTGCAACAAGCACTATTTGCAGTTGGTAGTAACATCTATCAACAAGCTGGTGGTGCTGCACCTGGTGGCCCTGGCCCTTCTGATGGCGGCCCCACTCCTCCTTCCGGCAGTGGTGATGATGTGATTGATGCTGACTTCACTGAAAGCAAGTAA
- a CDS encoding vitamin K epoxide reductase family protein: MIRRRSTPWIHKWSRPLIAAIAGLGVLVTGYLTYEKLTGGSAACPAQQAGFKGCGDVLSSPWATVFGQPLALFGLLAYISMLILALAPLALKQGDNNRKQIENWTWWLLLVGAIAMSVFSGYLMYVLASQIKAVCPYCIGSAIFSMSMLVLTILGRTWEDVGQILFTALIVGMVTLIGTLGVYSGVNPSANTATSTPGQPQKLLPFSPTVDPNPEFGWKIDTTSGEAEIGLANHLAKIGAKEYVAYWCPHCHEQKLLFGQEAYKIIDNSGVKVECAPGGLKAQPDSCKAAKIEGFPTWIINGKSYSGVQNLEELAKVSSYTGARNFKYFR, from the coding sequence ATGATTCGTCGTCGTTCTACTCCTTGGATTCATAAATGGTCGCGTCCGTTGATTGCCGCGATCGCAGGACTTGGTGTCCTGGTTACAGGTTATTTGACTTACGAGAAATTAACAGGAGGTAGTGCAGCTTGTCCAGCCCAACAAGCTGGTTTTAAAGGCTGTGGTGATGTGCTTTCCAGTCCGTGGGCAACAGTTTTTGGTCAGCCATTAGCCTTATTTGGGTTATTAGCTTATATCAGTATGTTGATATTGGCTTTGGCTCCTTTAGCCTTGAAACAAGGAGATAATAACCGCAAGCAAATAGAAAATTGGACTTGGTGGCTGCTATTAGTAGGCGCGATCGCAATGTCCGTTTTCAGCGGCTACTTAATGTATGTACTAGCATCTCAAATCAAAGCCGTTTGTCCTTATTGCATCGGTTCGGCTATTTTCTCGATGAGTATGTTAGTACTCACTATTTTGGGTCGCACGTGGGAGGATGTGGGACAAATCCTCTTTACTGCCCTCATTGTCGGCATGGTGACATTAATTGGCACATTGGGAGTATACTCAGGTGTCAATCCATCAGCCAATACAGCTACTTCTACCCCTGGACAACCCCAGAAACTTCTACCTTTCTCACCGACAGTAGATCCTAACCCAGAATTCGGTTGGAAAATTGATACTACCTCTGGTGAAGCAGAAATTGGTCTAGCCAATCATCTGGCGAAAATAGGAGCGAAGGAATATGTGGCTTATTGGTGTCCGCACTGCCACGAACAGAAGTTACTCTTTGGTCAAGAAGCTTACAAGATTATCGATAACAGCGGCGTTAAAGTAGAATGCGCTCCTGGTGGACTAAAAGCTCAACCAGATTCATGTAAAGCTGCCAAAATAGAAGGTTTCCCCACGTGGATCATTAACGGGAAAAGCTATAGCGGAGTGCAAAACTTAGAGGAACTAGCCAAAGTTTCTAGTTATACAGGCGCTCGTAACTTCAAATATTTCAGATAG
- a CDS encoding DEAD/DEAH box helicase: protein MNLSFQELGISQERVEQLEKIGFTTPTNIQTQAIPQLLAGRDVVGQSQTGTGKTAAFSLPILERLDVSQRAVQALVLTPTRELAMQVHDAIAQFIGDEGLRVLAIYGGQSIDRQILQLRRGVHMVVGTPGRVIDLLDRGCLKLDQVKWFVLDEADEMLSMGFIDDVIKILSQAPEERQTALFSATMPPSIRQLVNKFLRSPATVTVEQPKAAPTKINQVAYLIPRHWTKAKALQPILEMEDPESALIFVRTRRTAAELTSQLQAAGHSVDEYHGDLSQQARERLLSRFRNRQVRWVVATDIAARGLDVDQLSHVINYDLPDSVETYVHRIGRTGRAGKEGTAISLVQPFERRKQQIFERHNRQSWQLLSIPTRAQIEARHINKLQEQVREALTGERLASFLPIVSELIEKYDAQAIAAAALQIAYDQTRPAWLSSDIEIPQEENIATPKPKLVKQRRDGSGDRSRSNWSKSDNMGEDERRSTPKPKLRTGRRDASPVNHKLGSSPARESAS from the coding sequence ATGAATCTTTCGTTTCAAGAACTAGGCATTTCACAAGAACGTGTTGAACAACTAGAAAAAATTGGTTTCACCACACCAACCAATATTCAAACTCAAGCAATTCCCCAACTTCTAGCTGGACGCGATGTTGTTGGACAATCTCAAACAGGAACTGGTAAAACCGCAGCTTTTTCGCTGCCAATTCTAGAGCGGCTAGATGTGAGTCAAAGAGCCGTGCAAGCACTGGTGTTAACACCAACTCGTGAATTAGCCATGCAGGTTCACGATGCGATCGCCCAATTTATTGGTGATGAAGGATTGCGGGTGTTAGCAATCTACGGTGGTCAATCTATTGATCGCCAAATTTTACAACTTCGACGTGGTGTCCACATGGTTGTGGGTACTCCTGGACGGGTAATTGACTTGTTAGATCGCGGCTGTTTGAAGCTCGATCAAGTTAAGTGGTTTGTTCTAGATGAAGCCGATGAAATGTTGAGCATGGGCTTTATCGACGATGTCATTAAAATCTTGTCCCAAGCGCCAGAAGAACGGCAAACAGCGCTATTCTCAGCGACAATGCCGCCATCAATTCGGCAATTGGTGAACAAGTTTTTGCGATCGCCTGCGACAGTTACCGTCGAACAGCCAAAAGCTGCTCCTACCAAAATTAATCAGGTAGCTTACCTGATTCCTCGCCACTGGACAAAAGCCAAAGCTTTACAGCCCATTCTGGAAATGGAAGATCCAGAATCAGCATTGATATTTGTTCGTACCAGACGCACCGCAGCTGAACTCACTAGTCAACTGCAAGCCGCTGGACACAGTGTCGATGAATACCACGGTGATTTATCTCAGCAAGCTAGAGAACGCTTGCTCAGCCGATTCCGCAATCGCCAAGTACGCTGGGTAGTAGCAACCGATATTGCAGCCCGGGGGTTAGATGTAGATCAACTATCTCATGTGATCAACTACGACTTACCCGATAGCGTAGAAACCTACGTCCACCGTATTGGTCGTACTGGTCGTGCTGGTAAAGAAGGAACAGCGATTTCACTAGTACAACCATTTGAGCGCCGCAAGCAGCAAATCTTTGAACGTCATAACCGTCAAAGTTGGCAATTGCTTTCAATCCCCACCCGGGCACAAATTGAAGCGCGGCACATCAATAAATTGCAAGAACAAGTCAGAGAAGCTTTAACAGGCGAACGCCTAGCTTCATTCTTACCCATAGTCAGCGAACTGATCGAAAAATACGATGCTCAAGCGATCGCAGCTGCGGCATTGCAAATTGCTTATGATCAAACTCGTCCAGCTTGGTTAAGTTCAGACATTGAAATTCCCCAAGAAGAAAACATCGCGACTCCTAAACCCAAGTTGGTAAAACAGCGTCGTGATGGTTCAGGCGATCGTTCCCGTTCTAATTGGAGCAAATCAGACAACATGGGCGAAGACGAAAGACGTTCTACCCCCAAGCCAAAATTGCGGACAGGTCGTCGTGATGCTTCTCCTGTTAACCACAAGCTAGGTTCTTCTCCAGCTAGAGAATCTGCTTCATAA
- a CDS encoding acetoacetate decarboxylase family protein, translated as MSYPQAPWILQGNAVQTLHLVNVEQVRSLVPSELDIISVWPGKTVASVYLSYYGSNSVLEYSELIIVPAVVSYQGKIGGWISHIYVDHVDSVAGGREIWGLPKELADFEWQQGKSVTVSQGNRKLCTLNYTQQSLAWRQSLGASSFSAMGADLLVFSAEFQSRLGLISSQLEVPRESPFAGIGLGQPVLTTSYEDLSLKVSAPEVVGQRKVEVIYR; from the coding sequence ATGTCTTATCCACAAGCACCTTGGATACTGCAAGGTAATGCTGTTCAAACTCTGCATTTAGTAAATGTTGAACAAGTTCGTTCTTTGGTTCCCTCAGAGTTAGATATTATCTCTGTGTGGCCTGGTAAAACTGTTGCTAGTGTTTATTTATCCTATTACGGTTCCAACTCAGTGCTGGAGTACAGCGAGTTAATTATTGTCCCTGCGGTGGTTAGTTATCAGGGTAAAATAGGAGGTTGGATTTCCCATATTTATGTAGATCATGTTGATTCGGTGGCTGGTGGCCGTGAAATTTGGGGATTACCAAAAGAATTAGCTGATTTTGAATGGCAACAAGGAAAAAGTGTGACTGTTAGCCAAGGAAACCGCAAGTTATGTACTCTCAATTACACTCAACAAAGTTTGGCGTGGCGGCAATCGTTAGGTGCTTCTAGTTTTAGTGCTATGGGTGCTGATTTATTAGTATTTTCAGCAGAATTTCAATCTCGCTTGGGTTTGATTAGTTCGCAGTTAGAAGTTCCCCGAGAAAGTCCTTTTGCTGGAATAGGTTTAGGTCAGCCAGTTTTAACTACAAGTTATGAGGATTTAAGCTTAAAAGTAAGTGCGCCAGAAGTTGTGGGGCAGAGAAAAGTTGAAGTAATTTATAGATAA
- a CDS encoding aldo/keto reductase codes for MFTNTETIALGKNGPVVTPLCLGTWAWGDKLFWSYGDGYGPEQLKAAFTAALEAGVTFFDTAEVYGLGISETLLGQFLQETQQPVQIATKFGPLPWRFTGQSVSEALTESLKRLQLERIELYQVHWPFTFFLSQETLMNTLADEVQRGRIGAVGVSNYSAAQMREVQQILAARGVPLAVNQVRYSLLSRQIESQGILSTARELGVTILAYSPLAQGLLTGKYTANPGETPTGARKLDSRFSKEGLQKISPVISLLQKFAEKYERTPAQVALNWLIAQGNVIPIAGVKTAQQVKQNAGALGWRLSDDEVSELEKVSRPWL; via the coding sequence ATGTTTACAAACACGGAAACCATCGCATTGGGGAAAAATGGCCCGGTTGTTACACCCCTTTGCCTTGGAACTTGGGCATGGGGTGATAAGCTTTTTTGGAGTTATGGGGATGGCTACGGGCCAGAACAATTAAAAGCAGCATTTACAGCCGCGCTAGAAGCTGGCGTTACTTTCTTTGACACAGCAGAAGTTTACGGATTGGGAATCAGCGAAACTCTACTGGGACAATTTTTGCAAGAGACTCAGCAACCTGTGCAAATTGCTACAAAATTTGGGCCTCTACCCTGGCGCTTTACAGGACAATCTGTCTCTGAAGCCTTAACGGAGAGCCTGAAGCGCCTACAATTAGAGCGAATTGAACTTTACCAAGTTCATTGGCCATTTACCTTCTTTTTGAGCCAAGAAACACTGATGAATACCCTCGCTGATGAAGTGCAGCGGGGTAGAATTGGCGCAGTCGGTGTGAGTAACTATTCAGCAGCGCAAATGCGAGAAGTACAGCAAATTTTAGCAGCTAGAGGAGTACCTTTAGCAGTTAACCAAGTCCGCTACTCTTTGCTATCTCGCCAAATTGAAAGCCAAGGTATTCTCTCAACAGCACGTGAATTAGGTGTGACAATTTTGGCTTATAGTCCTTTAGCCCAGGGATTGCTCACAGGTAAATACACAGCCAATCCTGGCGAAACCCCTACAGGTGCCAGAAAATTAGACTCACGATTTAGTAAAGAAGGGCTACAAAAAATTTCACCTGTGATTTCTTTACTACAAAAATTTGCAGAAAAATATGAGCGCACCCCTGCTCAAGTTGCGCTGAATTGGTTAATTGCTCAAGGTAATGTCATTCCCATTGCTGGGGTGAAAACAGCGCAACAAGTCAAACAAAATGCTGGCGCTTTAGGCTGGAGACTAAGCGATGATGAAGTTAGTGAATTAGAAAAAGTTAGTCGCCCTTGGTTATAA
- the btpA gene encoding photosystem I biogenesis protein BtpA yields MDLYQLFKTRTPIIGVVHLLPLPTSPRWGGNLKTVIDRAEQEATALASGGVDGIIVENFFDAPFTKSQVDPAVVSAMTVVVQQIQNLVTLPIGLNVLRNDAKSAMAIASCVRAQFIRVNVLTGVMATDQGLIEGEAHQLLRYRRELGSDVKILADVLVKHARPLSSPNLTVAVKDTIERGLADAVILSGWATGSPPNIEDLELACGAANGTPVFIGSGANWENIATLMQAADGVIVSSSLKRHGRIEQPIDPIRVSQFVEAAHRSWNSKGETKSVSSVTIRS; encoded by the coding sequence GTGGACTTATATCAGCTATTTAAAACTCGAACACCAATTATTGGCGTGGTTCACCTATTACCACTGCCGACCTCGCCCCGCTGGGGAGGTAACCTCAAAACCGTGATTGACCGGGCCGAACAAGAAGCCACAGCCCTAGCAAGTGGTGGGGTGGATGGTATTATTGTAGAAAACTTTTTTGATGCGCCCTTTACGAAAAGTCAGGTCGATCCGGCGGTTGTGAGTGCCATGACTGTAGTGGTGCAGCAAATACAGAATTTAGTGACATTGCCGATTGGTTTAAATGTGTTGCGGAACGATGCGAAAAGTGCAATGGCGATCGCCAGTTGTGTGCGGGCGCAATTTATTCGCGTTAACGTCCTCACTGGGGTGATGGCAACTGACCAAGGATTAATTGAGGGAGAAGCCCATCAACTACTCCGCTATCGGCGAGAGTTAGGTAGTGATGTTAAAATTCTGGCTGATGTATTGGTGAAACACGCTCGCCCTTTAAGTTCTCCAAATCTGACAGTTGCTGTGAAAGACACAATCGAAAGGGGTTTGGCAGATGCAGTGATTTTGTCAGGTTGGGCAACTGGTAGCCCGCCTAACATAGAAGATTTGGAACTAGCTTGTGGTGCGGCCAATGGCACGCCAGTCTTTATTGGTAGCGGGGCCAATTGGGAAAACATTGCTACACTAATGCAGGCCGCAGATGGTGTCATCGTTTCCAGTTCCCTAAAACGTCACGGTAGGATTGAGCAACCAATTGACCCGATACGTGTCAGTCAATTTGTAGAAGCCGCACACCGGAGTTGGAACTCTAAGGGTGAAACTAAATCAGTTTCCTCAGTAACTATTCGTTCCTAG
- the rimO gene encoding 30S ribosomal protein S12 methylthiotransferase RimO: MGDKPTIAISHLGCEKNRVDTEHMLGLLVKAGYGVDSNEELADYVIVNTCSFIAAAREESVKTLVELAEANKKIVITGCMAQHFQEQLLEELPEAVAVVGTGDYHKIVNVIERVEQGERVKQVSIEPTYIADETTPRYRTTTEGVAYLRVAEGCDYRCAFCIIPFLRGNQRSRTIESIVAEAQQLASQGVQEIILISQITTNYGLDIYGKPKLAELLRALGEVDVPWIRMHYAYPTGLTPDVIAAIQETPNVLPYLDLPLQHSHPDILRAMNRPWQGRVNDGIIERIKKELPSAVLRTTFIVGFPGETEEHFEHLLQFVQRHEFDHVGVFTFSPEEETPAYKLPNQLPQEVMDDRRNRLMELQQPIAWQKNQQEVGKIVDVLIEQENPETGELIGRSGRFAPEIDGQVYVVGQAKLGTIVSVEIQSADTYDLYGQIVNN, encoded by the coding sequence ATGGGTGACAAGCCAACAATTGCAATTTCTCACCTAGGCTGCGAGAAAAATAGAGTTGATACAGAACATATGCTAGGACTGCTGGTCAAAGCAGGCTATGGCGTAGATAGTAATGAAGAATTAGCAGATTACGTTATTGTCAATACCTGTAGTTTTATTGCAGCAGCCCGAGAAGAATCTGTTAAAACTTTGGTAGAGTTGGCAGAGGCGAACAAAAAAATCGTGATCACAGGCTGTATGGCCCAGCACTTCCAAGAACAACTATTGGAAGAGTTGCCAGAAGCCGTGGCCGTAGTAGGGACAGGCGATTATCACAAAATTGTAAATGTAATTGAGCGGGTAGAACAAGGAGAACGGGTAAAGCAGGTTAGTATTGAACCAACCTACATTGCCGATGAAACTACACCGCGCTACCGCACTACAACCGAAGGCGTAGCTTATCTGCGAGTGGCCGAAGGATGTGATTATCGTTGTGCGTTTTGTATTATTCCTTTTTTGAGAGGAAACCAGCGATCGCGAACGATTGAATCCATTGTTGCTGAAGCTCAGCAGTTAGCTAGTCAAGGGGTACAAGAGATTATTCTGATTTCCCAAATCACTACTAATTATGGTTTGGATATTTACGGCAAGCCCAAGTTAGCCGAATTATTGCGCGCTTTGGGAGAAGTAGATGTACCGTGGATCAGAATGCATTATGCTTATCCCACGGGGTTGACACCAGATGTCATAGCAGCGATCCAAGAAACACCAAATGTCTTACCTTACTTAGATTTGCCTTTACAACATTCTCATCCTGATATTCTCCGCGCCATGAACCGTCCCTGGCAAGGGCGAGTCAACGATGGGATTATTGAACGCATTAAGAAAGAGCTACCATCAGCGGTATTAAGGACAACATTTATTGTTGGTTTCCCTGGAGAGACAGAAGAGCATTTTGAGCATTTACTTCAGTTTGTCCAGCGACATGAATTTGACCATGTAGGCGTGTTTACTTTTTCTCCCGAAGAAGAAACCCCAGCCTACAAGCTGCCAAATCAGTTACCTCAAGAAGTGATGGACGATCGCCGAAACCGCCTCATGGAACTCCAACAGCCGATTGCTTGGCAGAAAAATCAGCAGGAAGTAGGCAAAATTGTTGATGTCCTGATTGAGCAAGAAAATCCGGAAACAGGAGAATTAATTGGTCGTTCTGGGCGATTTGCCCCAGAGATTGATGGACAGGTCTATGTCGTTGGCCAAGCGAAGTTAGGAACAATCGTGTCAGTAGAGATCCAAAGTGCGGATACATACGACCTCTACGGTCAAATTGTCAATAACTAA